One genomic window of Lates calcarifer isolate ASB-BC8 unplaced genomic scaffold, TLL_Latcal_v3 _unitig_1196_quiver_1126, whole genome shotgun sequence includes the following:
- the LOC108887058 gene encoding uncharacterized protein LOC108887058, with protein sequence MLLSSLMAPSFLLLSHVLILFVLVHASEDLRGNMREVKVKAGEEVTLECQGPTHAPIEVLKWIRPDLMSDRGLEGYVFFYRDERSHESYHHQLFVGRVELRDPEMKDGDVSLILRNVSTNDTGRYEGHVSVSNTGRRKRAQSELWCVIKLTVEDSGPTHEETWFRQIAQVLGLEENHLLYVLVSVAVVVILLTGLCCSVIKKYKNRSQNYGPSMREPEEMAMKAQDSHSCDSPSHC encoded by the exons ATgctcctctcttccctcatgGCTCCTTCTTTTCTACTCTTATCACATGTTTTGATCCTTTTCGTCCTCGTCCATGCCTCTGAAG aTCTAAGAGGTAACATGCGAGAGGTAAAGGTAAAGGCGGGAGAGGAAGTCACTCTGGAGTGTCAGGGTCCTACCCACGCTCCCATAGAGGTCCTGAAGTGGATCAGACCAGACCTGATGTCAGACCGGGGGTTAGAGGGCTACGTCTTCTTCTATCGAGATGAACGGTCTCATGAATCTTACCATCATCAGCTATTCGTGGGCCGAGTAGAACTGAGAGACCCGGAGATGAAGGACGGAGACGTGTCTCTGATTCTGAGGAACGTCAGCACCAACGACACTGGAAGATACGAGGGTCACGTGTCGGTGAGCAACACAGGACGCAGGAAGAGAGCCCAGTCTGAGCTCTGGTGTGTCATCAAGCTGACCGTCGAAGACTCAG GTCCAACACATGAAGAAACCTGGTTCAGACAAATCGCTCAGGTCCTGGGGCTGGAAGAAAACCACCTGCTTTatgttttagtttctgttgctgttgttgtgattcTTCTGACTGGACTTTGTTGCTCAGTAATCAAGAAATATAAGAATCGCAGTCAGAACTATGGACCCTCAATGCGGGAGCCTGAAGAGATGGCTATGAAGGCCCAAGACTCTCATAGCTGTGACAGTCCGTCACACTGCTAA
- the LOC108887054 gene encoding low affinity immunoglobulin gamma Fc region receptor II isoform X3, with translation MKETSLHLLFVSSLLICSTNQARLTVSPSRSQFFKGDSVSLSCEEDDSSAGWRLRRTTTDKTRAECDGTWGESSGSSCIISYTFTWDSGVYWCESREGATSNIISITVTGGSVILQSPVLPVMEGHDVTLHCKTKTTPSNLPAAFYKDGSLIRTEPTGHMTIHHVTKSDEGLYKCNISSDGESPPSWITVTEKPTTTPTPASTSLSGSTPTTPPPPPFPVMEVVVSVCALVVLVSLVLLLRRCVQRKHKADEEEDREDDITNDITYADVKILHHQQQPIRGSRESDPAAVYLAVTREDVSYGQINIKDKKTKMKACPPEPEVVYSSLR, from the exons ATGAAGGAGACGTCTCTACATCTGCTCT TTGTGAGCTCACTGCTGATCTGCTCAACAAACCAAG CTCGTCTGACTGTGAGTCCCAGCAGATCTCAGTTTTTTAAAGGAGACTCcgtctctctgagctgtgaggaggacgacagctctgctggatggaggctgaggaggacGACAACCGATAAAACCAGAGCTGAGTGTGATGGTACCTGGGGAGAATCATCTGGTTCTTCCTGTATCATCAGCTACACCTTCACCTGGGACAGTGGAGTTTACTGgtgtgagtccagagagggagcaaccagtaacatcatcagcatcactgtcactg gtggatcagtgatcctgcagagtcctgtcctccctgtgatggagggacatgatgtcactctgcactgtaaaacaaagaccacTCCCTCCAACCTCCCAGCTGCTTTCTATAAAGATGGCTCCCTCATCAGGACTGAGcctacaggtcacatgaccatccACCATGTTACCAAGTCTGATGAAGGCCTCTACAAGTgtaacatcagcagtgatggagagtcTCCACCCAGCTGGATCACTGTCACAG aGAAACCCACCACCACACCTACACCTGCAtccacatctctctctggtTCCACCCCtaccacccctcctcctcctcctttccctgTGATGGAGgttgttgtctctgtctgtgctctgGTTGTTCTGGTGTCACTGGTTCTACTGTTGAGACGATGTGTTCAGAGGAAACATAAAG ctgatgaagaggaagacagagaagatgACATCACTAATGACATCACATACGCTGACGTCAAAATATTACATCACcagcaacagccaatcagagggaGCAGAG aGAGTGATCCAGCTGCAGTCTACTTAGCAGTGACAAGAGAAGACGTCAGTTATGGACAAAtcaacatcaaagacaaaaaaacaaagatgaaag cGTGTCCACCAGAACCAGAGGTGGTCTACTCTTCACTGAGGTAG
- the LOC108887054 gene encoding low affinity immunoglobulin gamma Fc region receptor II isoform X1 — protein sequence MKETSLHLLFVSSLLICSTNQARLTVSPSRSQFFKGDSVSLSCEEDDSSAGWRLRRTTTDKTRAECDGTWGESSGSSCIISYTFTWDSGVYWCESREGATSNIISITVTGGSVILQSPVLPVMEGHDVTLHCKTKTTPSNLPAAFYKDGSLIRTEPTGHMTIHHVTKSDEGLYKCNISSDGESPPSWITVTEKPTTTPTPASTSLSGSTPTTPPPPPFPVMEVVVSVCALVVLVSLVLLLRRCVQRKHKADEEEDREDDITNDITYADVKILHHQQQPIRGSRESDPAAVYSAGRTEDVTYGQIVIKDKKSKTRKTRESDPAAVYLAVTREDVSYGQINIKDKKTKMKACPPEPEVVYSSLR from the exons ATGAAGGAGACGTCTCTACATCTGCTCT TTGTGAGCTCACTGCTGATCTGCTCAACAAACCAAG CTCGTCTGACTGTGAGTCCCAGCAGATCTCAGTTTTTTAAAGGAGACTCcgtctctctgagctgtgaggaggacgacagctctgctggatggaggctgaggaggacGACAACCGATAAAACCAGAGCTGAGTGTGATGGTACCTGGGGAGAATCATCTGGTTCTTCCTGTATCATCAGCTACACCTTCACCTGGGACAGTGGAGTTTACTGgtgtgagtccagagagggagcaaccagtaacatcatcagcatcactgtcactg gtggatcagtgatcctgcagagtcctgtcctccctgtgatggagggacatgatgtcactctgcactgtaaaacaaagaccacTCCCTCCAACCTCCCAGCTGCTTTCTATAAAGATGGCTCCCTCATCAGGACTGAGcctacaggtcacatgaccatccACCATGTTACCAAGTCTGATGAAGGCCTCTACAAGTgtaacatcagcagtgatggagagtcTCCACCCAGCTGGATCACTGTCACAG aGAAACCCACCACCACACCTACACCTGCAtccacatctctctctggtTCCACCCCtaccacccctcctcctcctcctttccctgTGATGGAGgttgttgtctctgtctgtgctctgGTTGTTCTGGTGTCACTGGTTCTACTGTTGAGACGATGTGTTCAGAGGAAACATAAAG ctgatgaagaggaagacagagaagatgACATCACTAATGACATCACATACGCTGACGTCAAAATATTACATCACcagcaacagccaatcagagggaGCAGAG AGAGTGATCCAGCTGCAGTCTACTCAGCAGGGAGAACAGAAGACGTCACTTATGGACAAATagtcatcaaagacaaaaagtcaaagacGAGAAAGACGAGAG aGAGTGATCCAGCTGCAGTCTACTTAGCAGTGACAAGAGAAGACGTCAGTTATGGACAAAtcaacatcaaagacaaaaaaacaaagatgaaag cGTGTCCACCAGAACCAGAGGTGGTCTACTCTTCACTGAGGTAG
- the LOC108887054 gene encoding low affinity immunoglobulin gamma Fc region receptor II isoform X4 translates to MKETSLHLLFVSSLLICSTNQARLTVSPSRSQFFKGDSVSLSCEEDDSSAGWRLRRTTTDKTRAECDGTWGESSGSSCIISYTFTWDSGVYWCESREGATSNIISITVTGGSVILQSPVLPVMEGHDVTLHCKTKTTPSNLPAAFYKDGSLIRTEPTGHMTIHHVTKSDEGLYKCNISSDGESPPSWITVTEKPTTTPTPASTSLSGSTPTTPPPPPFPVMEVVVSVCALVVLVSLVLLLRRCVQRKHKEEDREDDITNDITYADVKILHHQQQPIRGSRESDPAAVYLAVTREDVSYGQINIKDKKTKMKACPPEPEVVYSSLR, encoded by the exons ATGAAGGAGACGTCTCTACATCTGCTCT TTGTGAGCTCACTGCTGATCTGCTCAACAAACCAAG CTCGTCTGACTGTGAGTCCCAGCAGATCTCAGTTTTTTAAAGGAGACTCcgtctctctgagctgtgaggaggacgacagctctgctggatggaggctgaggaggacGACAACCGATAAAACCAGAGCTGAGTGTGATGGTACCTGGGGAGAATCATCTGGTTCTTCCTGTATCATCAGCTACACCTTCACCTGGGACAGTGGAGTTTACTGgtgtgagtccagagagggagcaaccagtaacatcatcagcatcactgtcactg gtggatcagtgatcctgcagagtcctgtcctccctgtgatggagggacatgatgtcactctgcactgtaaaacaaagaccacTCCCTCCAACCTCCCAGCTGCTTTCTATAAAGATGGCTCCCTCATCAGGACTGAGcctacaggtcacatgaccatccACCATGTTACCAAGTCTGATGAAGGCCTCTACAAGTgtaacatcagcagtgatggagagtcTCCACCCAGCTGGATCACTGTCACAG aGAAACCCACCACCACACCTACACCTGCAtccacatctctctctggtTCCACCCCtaccacccctcctcctcctcctttccctgTGATGGAGgttgttgtctctgtctgtgctctgGTTGTTCTGGTGTCACTGGTTCTACTGTTGAGACGATGTGTTCAGAGGAAACATAAAG aggaagacagagaagatgACATCACTAATGACATCACATACGCTGACGTCAAAATATTACATCACcagcaacagccaatcagagggaGCAGAG aGAGTGATCCAGCTGCAGTCTACTTAGCAGTGACAAGAGAAGACGTCAGTTATGGACAAAtcaacatcaaagacaaaaaaacaaagatgaaag cGTGTCCACCAGAACCAGAGGTGGTCTACTCTTCACTGAGGTAG
- the LOC108887054 gene encoding low affinity immunoglobulin gamma Fc region receptor II isoform X2, with protein MKETSLHLLFVSSLLICSTNQARLTVSPSRSQFFKGDSVSLSCEEDDSSAGWRLRRTTTDKTRAECDGTWGESSGSSCIISYTFTWDSGVYWCESREGATSNIISITVTGGSVILQSPVLPVMEGHDVTLHCKTKTTPSNLPAAFYKDGSLIRTEPTGHMTIHHVTKSDEGLYKCNISSDGESPPSWITVTEKPTTTPTPASTSLSGSTPTTPPPPPFPVMEVVVSVCALVVLVSLVLLLRRCVQRKHKEEDREDDITNDITYADVKILHHQQQPIRGSRESDPAAVYSAGRTEDVTYGQIVIKDKKSKTRKTRESDPAAVYLAVTREDVSYGQINIKDKKTKMKACPPEPEVVYSSLR; from the exons ATGAAGGAGACGTCTCTACATCTGCTCT TTGTGAGCTCACTGCTGATCTGCTCAACAAACCAAG CTCGTCTGACTGTGAGTCCCAGCAGATCTCAGTTTTTTAAAGGAGACTCcgtctctctgagctgtgaggaggacgacagctctgctggatggaggctgaggaggacGACAACCGATAAAACCAGAGCTGAGTGTGATGGTACCTGGGGAGAATCATCTGGTTCTTCCTGTATCATCAGCTACACCTTCACCTGGGACAGTGGAGTTTACTGgtgtgagtccagagagggagcaaccagtaacatcatcagcatcactgtcactg gtggatcagtgatcctgcagagtcctgtcctccctgtgatggagggacatgatgtcactctgcactgtaaaacaaagaccacTCCCTCCAACCTCCCAGCTGCTTTCTATAAAGATGGCTCCCTCATCAGGACTGAGcctacaggtcacatgaccatccACCATGTTACCAAGTCTGATGAAGGCCTCTACAAGTgtaacatcagcagtgatggagagtcTCCACCCAGCTGGATCACTGTCACAG aGAAACCCACCACCACACCTACACCTGCAtccacatctctctctggtTCCACCCCtaccacccctcctcctcctcctttccctgTGATGGAGgttgttgtctctgtctgtgctctgGTTGTTCTGGTGTCACTGGTTCTACTGTTGAGACGATGTGTTCAGAGGAAACATAAAG aggaagacagagaagatgACATCACTAATGACATCACATACGCTGACGTCAAAATATTACATCACcagcaacagccaatcagagggaGCAGAG AGAGTGATCCAGCTGCAGTCTACTCAGCAGGGAGAACAGAAGACGTCACTTATGGACAAATagtcatcaaagacaaaaagtcaaagacGAGAAAGACGAGAG aGAGTGATCCAGCTGCAGTCTACTTAGCAGTGACAAGAGAAGACGTCAGTTATGGACAAAtcaacatcaaagacaaaaaaacaaagatgaaag cGTGTCCACCAGAACCAGAGGTGGTCTACTCTTCACTGAGGTAG
- the LOC108887056 gene encoding hyaluronan and proteoglycan link protein 1, which produces MSVSTSASLWTLLSLWVLVSASEVQNITADPGQTVTLPCRAPRDTKIIVVEWTRPDLKTEKYVFLQRGSQPVTDKQHPSFQDRVDLVDRQMKDGNVSLILKNVTREDTGRYKCRVVQRETNRRKRSFLNTEPIISIIDLDVRSSAHTGGDSRGHVGLAAGLSVVAVVALVVVALGIFMSKRHMKKNPPPPAAAADEEAGEQML; this is translated from the exons ATGTCTGTTTCAACATCTGCGTCACTGTggactctgctgtctctctgggTCCTGGTCTCTGCCTCTGAAG tTCAGAACATCACAGCTGATCCTGGACAGACTGTCACTCTGCCATGTCGAGCTCCCAGAGACACCAAGATCATAGTTGTAGAGTGGACCAGACCTGAtctgaagacagaaaaatatgtctttttgCAGCGGGGCAGTCAGCCTGTTACAGACAAACAGCATCCATCTTTTCAGGACAGGGTGGATctggtggacagacagatgaaggaCGGTAACGTGTCTTTGATTCTGAAGAATGTGACGAGAGAGGACACAGGAAGATACAAGTGTCGAGTCGTCCAGAGAGAAACAAACCGCAGGAAGAGATCTTTCCTGAACACTGAGcccatcatcagcatcattgaCCTGGATGTTCGTTCCTCAG CTCACACAGGTGGAGACAGCAGAGGACATGTTGGACTGGCTGCTGGTCTCTCAGTTGTTGCTGTGGttgctcttgttgttgttgctttgggGATCTTCATGTCTAAAAGACACATGAAGAagaatcctcctcctcctgctgctgctgctgatgaagaaGCAGGTGAACAGATGTTATGA